A part of Marinomonas rhizomae genomic DNA contains:
- a CDS encoding NADH:flavin oxidoreductase — MTIDTKSHSNLFAPLSLPRGPKIKNRFVLAPLTNTQSREDGTLSDDEYRWLTMRAEGGFGLVTTCASHVSSAGKAFLGQLGCFDDRHLPGLERLAAGLRAQGAVSSLQLQHGGIRSLSDGSELAGPSAHSETGARAMSEAEIENIIAEFVVAARRAERAGFDGVQIHGGHGYLIAQFLSPELNRRSDRWGGSPENRARFLFEILHRIRAACRPDFQIGIRISTERFGLVLSEMVDLASRLFADGGMDYLDLSLWDITKEPEEKAYKGRTLMSLFADLPRGDCALGVAGGIMTAARGEWALSEGADYVAIGKAGILVHDLPECIRKEARYTSPALPVSPEYLRQEGLSTAFIDYLRGQRSFVED; from the coding sequence ATGACCATTGATACCAAATCACACTCTAACCTGTTCGCCCCGCTCAGCTTGCCGCGCGGCCCGAAGATAAAGAACCGTTTTGTTCTCGCCCCGTTGACCAATACCCAAAGCCGCGAGGACGGAACGCTGTCCGACGATGAATACCGCTGGCTCACGATGCGCGCAGAGGGTGGTTTCGGCCTAGTGACAACCTGTGCCAGCCACGTTTCGTCCGCGGGCAAGGCTTTCTTGGGTCAGCTGGGCTGTTTCGATGACCGCCATCTGCCCGGCCTTGAACGCCTTGCTGCGGGGTTGCGAGCACAGGGTGCGGTTTCGTCTTTGCAGCTCCAGCACGGAGGCATCCGCTCACTTTCAGACGGAAGTGAGCTAGCTGGCCCCTCTGCCCATTCCGAAACCGGTGCAAGGGCGATGAGCGAGGCCGAAATTGAAAACATTATCGCAGAGTTCGTCGTCGCCGCTCGACGCGCCGAGCGGGCCGGGTTTGATGGCGTACAAATCCACGGCGGGCACGGTTACCTCATTGCTCAGTTCCTGTCGCCCGAGTTGAACCGACGTAGCGACCGTTGGGGCGGCTCCCCCGAGAACCGAGCCCGCTTCCTCTTCGAGATTCTGCATCGCATTCGCGCTGCCTGCCGACCAGATTTCCAGATTGGCATCCGCATATCGACCGAGCGCTTCGGGCTGGTCCTATCTGAAATGGTCGACCTCGCGTCTCGGCTCTTCGCGGACGGAGGTATGGACTACCTCGACCTGTCTTTGTGGGATATCACTAAGGAGCCTGAAGAAAAAGCATATAAGGGCAGAACCCTTATGTCGCTGTTTGCTGATCTGCCTAGAGGTGACTGTGCGCTCGGGGTTGCCGGTGGAATCATGACTGCAGCGCGCGGAGAATGGGCTCTGTCCGAGGGTGCAGATTACGTGGCAATTGGCAAGGCGGGTATACTTGTCCATGACCTTCCCGAATGCATAAGGAAGGAGGCTCGCTATACCTCACCCGCATTGCCGGTTTCGCCAGAGTACTTACGACAGGAAGGGCTCAGTACAGCATTCATCGACTACCTACGTGGGCAGCGGAGTTTCGTCGAGGACTGA
- a CDS encoding class I SAM-dependent methyltransferase, producing MQAESIWNDLYTKGSQTSSGMPGLALSQFAGPLRPGRALELGCAKGDDAVWLARKGWHVTAVDVSSVALGIASRNAEAAGLVEHIRFEEHNLALSFPEGSFDLVTASFLHSPQEWPRGDVLGRAARAVAPGGHILIVEHASRAPWSWSPENTRFPSAHETFTTMQLAPEEWAHHCLCSIARTATGPEGQTATVTDNVLFLQRLS from the coding sequence ATGCAGGCTGAATCTATCTGGAACGACCTTTATACTAAGGGTTCACAGACCTCGTCAGGCATGCCCGGTCTGGCACTGTCTCAGTTCGCGGGACCGCTTCGTCCCGGCAGGGCGCTGGAGCTTGGGTGCGCCAAGGGCGATGATGCGGTCTGGCTGGCTCGGAAGGGTTGGCACGTGACGGCGGTCGATGTCTCGTCGGTCGCGCTTGGAATCGCCTCCCGCAACGCCGAAGCGGCTGGCCTCGTGGAGCACATTCGGTTTGAGGAGCATAATCTCGCCCTATCTTTTCCGGAGGGGAGCTTCGATCTGGTCACCGCCAGCTTCCTACATTCGCCTCAGGAATGGCCGCGAGGCGATGTTTTGGGGCGAGCTGCTAGGGCCGTGGCTCCCGGGGGGCATATTCTGATAGTAGAGCACGCTTCGCGTGCGCCTTGGTCTTGGTCCCCCGAGAATACCCGTTTTCCCTCGGCACACGAAACGTTCACGACGATGCAGCTCGCCCCCGAGGAATGGGCGCACCATTGCCTCTGTTCCATTGCCCGAACTGCTACAGGGCCGGAAGGACAAACCGCAACTGTTACTGACAACGTTCTCTTCCTGCAACGACTGAGCTAA